One Candidatus Niyogibacteria bacterium genomic region harbors:
- a CDS encoding ZIP family metal transporter — MILFYWILGASLLSSLISLVGRSVAFLGEAKFRHYIQYAISLAVGVLLGVVFLDVLPEALEMSGEPRGVLLWVLGGFVFFFILERLLLVYHCHEGQCPVHVFGYLSLLGDAIHNFIDGIIIALAFFVDIKLGILTALAVVLHEIPQEMSDFLVLLHAGFSRARAMFYNFLIALTAVLGAVLTYIFSDAIQGFIAPALAIVAGNFLYIAAVDLVPELHEAEHSRKKTAVLTQFLFIVFGILIIWFAGLFLEPN; from the coding sequence ATGATTCTTTTTTACTGGATTTTGGGAGCGAGTCTTTTGTCAAGTTTGATATCGCTTGTGGGGCGGTCTGTCGCTTTTTTGGGCGAGGCAAAATTCAGGCACTATATTCAATACGCCATTAGTCTGGCGGTCGGAGTTTTGCTGGGCGTTGTTTTTCTTGATGTTTTGCCGGAGGCCCTGGAGATGAGCGGGGAGCCCCGCGGGGTGCTTTTATGGGTCCTTGGAGGGTTTGTTTTTTTCTTTATTCTTGAGAGGCTTTTGCTGGTTTATCATTGTCACGAAGGTCAATGTCCGGTTCATGTTTTTGGTTACCTGTCGCTTTTGGGGGACGCCATTCACAACTTTATTGACGGAATAATTATCGCGCTTGCTTTTTTTGTTGATATTAAATTGGGCATTTTAACCGCCCTAGCGGTGGTTTTGCATGAAATTCCGCAGGAGATGAGCGATTTTCTGGTTTTGCTTCATGCCGGATTCAGCAGAGCCCGCGCCATGTTTTATAACTTTTTAATCGCGCTCACCGCCGTTTTGGGCGCGGTTTTAACCTATATTTTTTCTGACGCGATTCAGGGGTTTATCGCGCCGGCTTTGGCTATTGTTGCCGGAAATTTTTTATATATTGCCGCCGTGGATTTGGTGCCCGAACTTCACGAGGCCGAACACAGCCGAAAAAAAACCGCCGTGCTTACGCAGTTTTTATTTATAGTTTTCGGAATTTTAATTATCTGGTTTGCCGGTTTGTTTTTAGAGCCTAATTAG
- the rplT gene encoding 50S ribosomal protein L20, with translation MTRVKRGTTSLKRRRKILKYAKGYKWGAKSKERTANERLLHAWSNAFADRRKKKGNFRRLWQTKINAGARVSGLNYSKLVSALKKADIRLDRKMLAELAEHHPEVFKKVIEEAISA, from the coding sequence ATGACACGAGTAAAAAGGGGAACAACTTCATTAAAACGCAGACGAAAAATCCTTAAATACGCTAAGGGGTATAAGTGGGGCGCTAAGTCCAAAGAACGGACGGCCAACGAGCGCCTGCTTCATGCATGGTCAAATGCCTTCGCAGACAGACGAAAGAAAAAAGGCAACTTTCGCCGGCTCTGGCAGACAAAGATAAATGCCGGCGCGCGAGTATCCGGTTTAAATTATTCCAAACTTGTATCTGCGCTCAAAAAAGCGGACATTCGTCTTGACCGCAAAATGCTGGCTGAACTCGCCGAGCATCATCCCGAAGTGTTTAAAAAAGTGATTGAAGAGGCGATCTCGGCTTAA
- a CDS encoding 50S ribosomal protein L35 codes for MEKTNKAFAKRIKITGSGRVLKRNPGQNHFRARKSRAFKLDTKRSSGFSISKKELGKYLPYA; via the coding sequence ATGGAAAAAACGAACAAAGCTTTTGCTAAAAGAATTAAAATCACCGGGAGCGGCAGGGTTTTAAAAAGAAACCCGGGCCAAAATCATTTTCGCGCCAGAAAGTCGCGCGCTTTCAAACTGGACACTAAACGATCCAGCGGATTTTCAATATCCAAAAAAGAATTGGGCAAATATCTTCCGTATGCCTAA